ACCTCTATTTTTAGCTTATTTAGTGGCTTGTCCTATCAAGCAAAGTAAGCCTTTTCCTCCTGTTCATGTGTTTCTGTATTGTGAGATCAAATCTAGAGGACATTTAGTCTGCTCCTGTTAACATGTTCTAGGTCTCACTTCAAACTCTCTCTAGGATTATCATTGGAGCACTTCTGTAtgccggttttgattacatgGTAGTTTGACTAGATATTCACTGCTCTGTTTCCGATGCTTGTCATGTCATTATGAATCGGGGATCTCTCTGTTTCTAAAATTGTCTCAGCTCAAAGTCATTTGATTTACTGAGAGGAAGTTCATAGGCAAAAATATGTAGTTATAGTATGATATCAGTGTAAAAATTTACTTCTGGATTTAGGTTTTGGACGAAAATGATCGTAGTCGAATACTTGCTCCATATAAGAAAGTTCAGCAATGGATTGAGGATACAAGACAAGCAACAAGACCTCACTTTGATGAAGTGCATAAGATCCTATTTAAAGCCAAAGCAAGACTGCAAAAGCAGAGGTCAATGGCAAAAAGCAGTGAGACTCAATCAAGCTTGAAAACAACATTGCCCTCAAAGTTGTAAAAATTGTTTGACGTTTTTGCCTTCCCAAAGAAATGTATCAAGTATTTCTGGTGTGAACCTGTATATGGTCAAGCCAAGAATAAGGAGACTTACCCAGAGAATTAGGAAAATAATGTAATTCATGGTTGCAATGAGTACATATGCTAGTTACAAATTCCAGCAATTTTTTAAGTCCTTTGTTTAGTATATATttcttataagaaaaaaaaaattaaattctatttcatttctatttataaaaagatttattcatttaaaatcaattcaaatataataaaattcaattcaacTCTTTCATATTAAAcaaatgaataataaattaaaatcgatttaattaatttattattttaaattaaatataaatctttattcttataaataacaattattttttaatcacattaattgagaattattattaatatttttataatatttaatatcttaattttacattatttttgCCACTAAGAtagtttttttcaaaaaattaacagtattataataagtattttaatattaattataaatttattaaatattaatagttaatattaattaaattaatttttaaagagcatttattaattaaaaaataaaaaataaaattaaaataaataaaaaaacaaaaaataaaaaaagttttcAATTTCTAATTTTGATATCAATAGCCTTAAATGAAATTATTCCTtgtaaaattttactaatttaaaaagatttatttttaatttaaaattaatttttacaaaaatttaataaataaatatttttttaaaaaatatttattttaattttttttttaaaattaaccatTCCAGACATGAAATTTCAAAGTCTCTGAGCTTGTTAACTAAATTGCCGGCttttatatgatttattttaagaGTTATTGTCAATTAaaccttaattttttaaacttttgcTCCAATTATATCTGTATTTATtcgtattattaaaaattaataaaattataatatcactCGCCATTGACATGGCTATTTGCATGctacatcaataaattttaaagtaaaattgataataatttaaaaatttaaaatataattgtaacaaaattaaaagtgtagaatttttttaacaattatttattctattaataatttttttaaaaaaaaaaatttatatttatattttcagataaattatatatttttggataaactataatttagtccctctgatttagtgaaatacaactttttgtccctctattgtaaaaaatcttcaatttagtcactgtgatttttaaaaactatgacattagtccctcccattagattttcagttaaatcactgttaattttagttaaaaagactaaaatacccattttctctccttcctcttcttcttcttctcttttccgatctccttcttcttccccttcttcttcttcttcttctccttcccgatctccctcccgttagattttcagttaacccAAAAAAGACTATAACTATAACATCCACAACAAAAgtaatcatattatttttttcccgTTCATCTAAAATCCACAAATAGCATTTAAGCAATATATTGGCAGAGGAATATTGTAAGAATTCAAGAAATTGTGAGAGGAAGAGATTCTTATAGCATTTTCAGAGGGCCAAAATCAATGGCTAAACCTTTGACCTCTACATCAAATTATCCTTCTTTCACGTTTATGGTCTCTGTAGGGTTAATTTCTTCATTTTTGTTCTTCCACAATCTCATCACAGCAGAAAAAGGAAATCAAAATAATGGCAGTTAAATGTGTATCCGATTAAGCTGAAACCTATCAATGAAATTTTAAGTAACCAAACCAAAGGATATGTTGAATGAGATTacgattaaaataaaaagaaaaaaaaggaaggaagaaAGAACCCTTAGATCGAAAAGAGGATAAGAGAAAGCACCCGACACTACAAGATTTtttcggattagtaacggatttttccgttactaatcaatgaaaaatccgttactaaccagtttagtaacggattagtaacggatttacatCCGTTACTATGAACCTCGTTGCTAATGCAATAGTAACCGATTAGCAATCCGTTactgatttagtaacggatttagtaacggatttgtaatgaaatttagtaacggatttcaaatccgttactaatttaataaaaattaaaaatatataaataaattgcatccgttactaaatttagtaacggatagaaatccgttactaatccgttactaatttgataaaataaaaaataaaaaaaatattttaaatttatattctgttattaaatctattgttaattttaaaaattattttaaaaattatattaaattattaatttatttcatttttttaaatggaattaatttatttcattatattttacattagataataatttaattatggtaaactattaattttttcattgtattttatattaaatattaactttaatattttaaattttattaattttatgagaaaattattataaaattacatgagaaaatttaaaaaaagaaaaaaatgtgagagaatagaaaaaaatgagatataaaagagaaaataacaaaagaaagaaaataaaagaaaataatgataaaaatgaagagcaaataagaaaatagggaaaattaaaggaaatgagaaaaaaaggaagaaaaaaggaagaaaaaatagaaaaaagaaagaaaatgagaaaaagatgaagaaaaaatgaagaaaaataaagagaaaatgaagatatacaaaagaatgtaaaaaaaaaaggttagagtatatatataagagaaaagaaagtaaatgaatgaataatgaaagaaaaaggaagggaaaatgatagaaagtggaagagaaaatgaaagaaaatagaagaaaatgaaagaaaatataagaaaaatatatgagagaaaataaaacaaaaatcaagTGATAAAAGAAAGatcaataatgaaagaaaattgaagagaaaattgaaggaaatgaaagaaaattgaaggaaatgaaagaaaatgaaaaaacaatggagttaataattaagaaaaaaaaagataaaggagaaatgaagaaatgaggagagaagaggagaaagaaaatgaatgaaatgaagggaaataaaatggggagaaagaaaatgaatggaGTGAAGGGAGATAAAATGGGTGAGTGTATAAATACgcgaattagtaacggatttagtaacggatttaatccgttactaaattttaaaaaaaaaacgcgGGCGAACTAAAATAAAAGGCGGCattattctccaaattttagtaacggatttcttaatccgttactaatttaacagatttagtaacggatcaaatccgttactaatttttttttaaaaaatgcgggcgaactaaaataaaaaggcggcattttttaaaacaaattttattaacggatttcttaatccgttactaatttttagattagtaacggatttagtaacggactaaatccgttactaaacttaaaaagaaaaattggaattttaaaaaataaaaaatcgattttttattaaaaaatagtaacggattaaatccgttactaaatccgttactaattatataatatattgcattccgttattaaatccgttactattttatttatttatttagtaaccgatttagtaacaaatttattaacggattgaaatccgttactaatttttagctaatttagtaacggatttataacggatctcaaaatccgttattaaatttataaataattttattaagtaacagatttagtaacggattattaatccgttactaaataataaaaattaataacggaatataaaatccgttactaatccgttacaaatttgtaacggatttaaatccgttactaatatcCGTTACTATTCCGACAGATTTTTGTAGTGCGATAAGAGAAACTAGAGCagtgtagaagaagaagaagaagaagaagaaggagatcgggaaggagaagaaggaagaggaaggagagagaatgggtattttagtctttttaactaaaattaacggtgatttaactgaaaatctaatgaGTGGGACTAatgtcatagtttttaaaaatcacagtgactaaattgaagattttttaaaacagagggataaaatgttgcatttcactaaaccagatGAACTAAATTACAATTTACCCTATATTTTTTTAAGCATTTAACTGAGTGAGACTAAACAATCAAATACTTAATTCATATACTTGAAAAAAAGCATCctaaaaaaagtattttattatcttttatatttttaaattgattcatattaaaaattatcataaattattttttaatatatcataATAATGCTAGttttaataagattatttttttaatgataattttaaaataatactaaataataaatatattagataaatttaaaaaaagtcgatgaataatgatttttattaaaataagatgaaagtaaatttttattataaaattattgataaaaataataatagtaatatggTGCGGTGATATTAATATTACGACtgatatgataattttattaatttttaataagtaGAATATGTACACACGCAATAATAtgtatgaaaataaaatgatgAATATATTACTTTACATTTCAATTCTCATTTTCTCGCATTGATTAGATGCATAATATTACAGCCCAATAATAGTGTACATAAAGTCTGTGCCTTTTTTGTTGGTCCTTAGCCGGAAAAGATTTCTCGTGTCATTCATATTTACAATTGTTTTTTATTtagttgtaaaaaaaaaaatccaataaaaactaaaaattagaGTTTTGTTTTCAcgtgtataattttttaaatgaaaaacttgaaaattaatttttcaatttttttaacatttaattaaaatttaaaaaatatttttcactcttttataatattttttaaattctttttcaaataattattaataactccttcataaataaatatatatattataacatttttataatcaaaattaagtaattattttaaaaaaatttaaaattatgttattaaataataaatatattactatCTGATAAAAGAATTTGAAAGCAAAATAATTAAGTTCTATGAAACTTATGagtattttttcattattttaaatttaaaaataattttgttattattaacgaatttttaatttttaattattttacatagagaaatagaattataatttttttggaaaataaaaaaaaaattgtgttcCACAAATAAACACACCTAAATATTATTTGGTATTAAGATTATATTGAAAAAACACTTTACATATATACAAGAGCAACCCAACAATCATCTTcgcatataattttttttttttataaggggaaaaaaaaaaaaacacatatcATCTTCGCATCATGTAAGCTAATTTGTCCTAGCAGCAAACTAAACTATAAACAGAACTTGTTCGACAACCACAGTGGTCAGTTACTCAATCGTTATTCCACGAATCACAAGGTTTTCGAGCATCTTGGGTCTCTTGTAATATTTTAACAGGAGGGAACACACAACCACACTTACTGAAGAAGCTGCCATGGCAGCTCCAGCAATCCATGGAGGTAAACGGAATCCAGTTCCTGGGAAAAGTGCCCCAGCTGCTATTGGGATCCCTAGTAGATTATAACCCAGAGCCCAAATGTAGTTCAGACGAATACGGGTGAAGGTCTTTCTGGAAAGATCTATAGCAGTGATCACATCCTCCAAGTTGCTCTTCATCAGAACTATGTCAGCTGCCTCTATAGCAATATCTGTGCCTGCACCAATTGCCATTCCAACGTCTGCTGCTACAAGTGCTGGAGAATCATTTATTCCATCGCCTACCATTGCCACTACATACCCCGATGACTGCAATTCGTAGAGATTAAACTTTAAAAGGTTGTCACAACCTGTGACATCTTAGCTACGGGTATAATAAACATGAGCCACATTTACCTGTAACTCCTTCACTTTCTCCGCTTTCTGCTCAGGTTTGGTTTCTGCCATGACAGTTTCAATCCCCACTTCACTACCAATGGAATTGGCAGTTCCCCAGTTGTCACCTGTCACCATTATGCTCCTTACTTTCATAGACTTGAGAATGGAAATGACTTCATGTGCCCCAGGTTTCAATGGATCAGATATGGCCAGTACTCCAGTGACTTCTCGATCTATAGATATTAAAATCCCAGTTTGAGCCATCTCTTCAGTTTCTGCAAGCATCTCTTCAGCATCAACTGGAATGGCAATGTTGTGATCGAGCATTAAGCTTCTGTTTCCTACTATTATTTCCCTGTTGCGGACAATGGCTTTCACTCCTTGGCCAGTAATAGAGACAAAATCTTGTGCCTCTGGCCAAACAgggttctcttcttcttctctgaaTTTCTTGGCATACTCTACGATAGCTTTGGCTAAAGGGTGCTCACTGTTTACCTGATATGGATAGATAAGCGTAATCTTGGTCGATGGTCATCACAAAATAAACAGATGTTAAAGGTTCCGTTCTTGAGTTCGAGTGAAGTCTCTTTTAAGGTCTAAGATATAGATAGTATTTCCAAAAGACAAGCCTGAGTTAACACTTAAACTGCAATTTTTTAAGGAGAAAACCTACCTCAGTGGCAGCAACAAGTTCGTAAAAATCTCTAAGTACCatatttttgaagagttttgtgtTAACAACCACTGGCTTTCCAACTGTAAGAGTTCCTGTCTTGTCAAACACAATACAATTCACCTGCAAGATCAATAATCAGTCCAATTAGAAGAATAGTTAGTACTGCAGGCTTATGCACATTACTTTGAAAACAATACACAGTTTTAAATCTAACAGGaataaagagtttttttttaatggttGTGAGGACTTGCTTATGCCAGAAGTCTTATGGTGCTCATactatttctaaaaaatttcatCTTCCATGTATTCATTGAGATTAAACACAAAAAAAAGTTGGCAGTTCAGTTATGCTACTAAAATTCATTAAGATGCTAAACTGAGAATTGATATTGAAAAGAAACACCACTCCAGAAGTTAAATAGTTGATCACAGATCAATGCAACCAGATTTGGACACAAGTTCAGCAACTTGAAACCCTTTTTGATTTCAAGCAAATCGGTGGAATTGGTCTTGAAGCAGTATCTATCTAGATATGTCAACACAAGTCAAATTTCAAAACTAGATTTGTTGAAGGAAAAATGGATTTGCCATTAACCTTGTGTGCGCTTTCTAATGCTTGGCCACCTTTGATTAGAACGCCCTGAGATGCACCAACTCCTGTACCAACCATGACAGCAGTTGGAGTTGCTAATCCAAGAGCACATGGGCAGGCTATCACCATAACAGAGATTCCAAATTGGAGAGCAAGCTCAAAGCTGTCCATAGAATTCGGTATCCAAGATTCTGGATAGCCATGAAATTTTCCAGACAAAAACCAGGCAAGCCAAGTTGAGAACGAAAGAATGATGACCTGCAAACGATAGTTAATTATTTAGGAAGGAACAAGAACAACTTCTACAACACTTATCACATGATTTTTTCCAATACTTACCAGAGGCACAAAGAACTTGGAAATACGATCAGCAAATTTCTGTACAGGAGCTTTAGCCATCTGTGCTGACTCAACAAGACGAACAATCTGTGAAAGAGCACTCTCTGATCCAACCTTAGTTGCTTTGATATGCAGTACTCCATTCTCATTCAGAGTACCTCCTATCACTGGATCACCTTTCCTCTTTGCCACTGGTCGTGCTTCTCCTGTTATCATACTTTCATTGACATGGCTCTGACCCCATATAACAAAACCATCTGAAGCGACTTTTGCACCAGGAATGATTTTAATCACATCATTCTTTTGTATCAACCGGCTATCAATCTCTTCTTCGTTAATCACATTGCCTTCATCATCTAGAGTCAATAATGTTGCTGTCTCAGGTGCCAAGTCCATAAGCTTAGCAATAGCCTCAGATGTCTTTCCCTTAGCCAAAACCTCTAGATACTTACCAAGAAGAATAAATGATATAAGCATAGAGCCAGTCTCAAAGAAATCTGAGCCCATGAAATCTGGAGAAGTAGCAGCTCTCAACACAGAGTAGACTGAATAGAAGTAGGCTGCATTTGTTCCTAAGGCAATCAAAACATCCATGTTAGCAGAACGATGCCTTAATGCTTTGTAGGCACCTGTATAAAACCGTCTGCCAATGATGAACTGCACTGGAGTTGATAGAACCCATCTCAAAATTGCTCCTACAGTCAGCATATTGACTATTTTTGTGTCCAATCCATGCTTAATTCCAGGTATGTACATAAAAACCATGGATATTAAGAATACAGGAACTGTGAAAACCAAACTATACAGAAATGATCTGTAGTATTGCTTAATTTCCTCTTGTCTATGGTTTTCTCTTCCTCCTGATCCTTCAGGAAATATCGTTGCCTTGAATCGTCCAGTCCCAGTTGATTCGATCACTTTGATAAAATTTCTAGGACCAGTAATTTCCGGTTTATAAGAAAGAGAAAACTTGTTGAGTTCAGGGTCTATGTCGATATTTTGAACGCCAGGAAGTGCTTGTAGAGAATTTTCAATCATTCTCATTGAATTATCTGTCCTGATACCATCAACTTTAAGCTGTATCTTGTCCATGTGCTCACCAGTACTGATGAGTATGGCTTCAAATCCTGTATCCTCTATGGCCTGTAAGAGCTGGTTGTAGCTCAGAATCTTTGGATCATAGTGAACTTCTGCTTCTTCAGTTGCTAAGGCCACTTGAGCTCTCTGTACCCCTTGCATTGCTTGCAGAGCTTGCTCAACTGTGGAGGAGCAAGAAGTGCAAGTCATTCCATTAATGCGTATCCGGCAGACCTGAGTGGATTTATCATTTGTATCATCTTGAATCAGTGTGGCCTCAAATCCCGCATCTTCGATGGTCTCACGAATGGTCTCCTCCTATTCAACGTTCACTTACAAAGTCACGAACTCTCAAGAGAAAAATGATGGAACTAAAGGCACAAGCAACAAGGAGAAAATGCAAAAGAGAAGCAGGAATGTTGAATTTAGTTCCCTTTCCATTGATTAGTTTTATCTTCCCAAAATCCAATTGAATATAAATCTGCTTCTTGCAAAATTAGTACAGCTGCTAACCAGAACTATGaccaaaaaacaaaacaaaaccagAACTGTACAATCCGCAAAGGCTTTTTGAAATCCATCTGGGCTTAAAGGCCCAAATATTGGATTTGGCAAACCCCATCTACCCAAACATTAACATCCATATAAACATGGTTTGAGCTCACACGCCTGGCCTAATGTGGCACGAATAACCCATTTGCACTTCTTCCATTTAAAGGCAAGATTCATACCATGTCACCATCATAACAGTACATTACGTGTTATATCTCAACCCCGCAAAAAGCACAAGTTTGTTTGCACATTACCTAATAGGAGAAAGGCCAAAAGAAATTACACTTCTTGCTTGAACCCAAAAAGAAATCATCTTTTCTTACTCCATACGAGTGTGCTGGAAATTGGAATCATTTGGAGGCAAATCATAATCACTGTCTAATTGTTATTTTCTGAAGGTCACATCAAATTGTTTTGTAACAAACTGAATAGaaatttgtttaaaataaacTCAAGACCGTTCCTAGAAGAGCTTTGGGAATCAACTCCATGTTGCATTTCCACCGTCGAAGGAGAATTTTAGAAAATGGGCTGAAGGTTCCTTTTCTACTAAAACAACATAATTCGCAATTACTTTttcataatttcttttttataaagaaaaaagtAAAAAGAACAAAAATCCAACAAAAAGCTTAAaccctctttttcttttccttgaaGCACAATACAATTCACAATAACCATGCTTTCGATCCAAACAAGATGAACCAAAACAATAGTGAGGAAATGGAAGAAAACAATTAAAGCAAAAAGATCAAGAACTTACGTCAACAAAACTCGGATAGAATAAAACTTGAGCGCGATTATTCAAGACATCGATGGTAGCCTCGCGTATACCTGGAAGACGTTTGACAGCTTTCTCAACGGATGCAGCACAAGCAGCGCACGTCATTCCAACGACAGAAAACACGGCCTTGGCCTCCGACCCCTGCACATTACTTTCTTGGTCGGCAACACCTTTAGGGTATTTTGGCATGGAGGGGTAACGTGGTCTAGGCGACAAATCCCCATAGCTCTGAATGCGAAAGCAAGCTAACGCCAGTAACTTGGAGGCCATGAAAGTGTTCGACCAATGTCTCAGAGGGCCTTTTTGCGCACAAAAAGCGAAAGAAATGGAAGATATTTGAATTTTTGGAACTAGCTTGGTGGTGTTTGGTTATAATAATGAAGAATTCATGGTTCGTGGGCTGCGTCCGTGGGTGCAAAAGTATGAGAGTGGAGGCGCTATTTAAaggagatttttattttattttatttttatttttcaattttctaaTCATACGGCGAAGGAAAACAATGCATTGCTTTGCTCGTTTCTGGGTCCTCCATCCCATTGCGTTTTTCAGAagctattattattttattatagtcAACAATgtttaaagaaaatttattatttaattaatttctatattttaaaaattaaaatctatgtctggtcatttttattttttatatttttttatatattcagaaaaataatttttaattaattttctaagtatatttattttaaaaatattaaattttattaaatatcaaaaaatattttaaatatttatttaataaataataattaataagatattttaaaaattaaaataaaattaaatagaattaataataattaatttatatatttatgttataatggataataattaaaaaaataattaaaaaaataaaaatgaataaaaattatgaaaggaATGAGTATTATTTAATTcgaaatcaaataaattaaaaattaaaatttaagtatttatgaaaattgaatcgaattaaaaaaaaaatttataggaATCAaactaatttgatttaattcattttagaccgttaaatttttaatgaatttttattttttataatatattttaatattctaaagttttattcaaatatttcaatttttgttAAGGTTTGATTTTCCTGTATTATTAAAAcgatcaattcgattcaattattaaattttttttattaaaattgaatcaaatcaaaatattaaaaattttaaaatttaaaatttaaaattgaattgaaccgataaaaatataaaatcaaactaaaattttaaattaattctattcgATCGATTTGAATCAAATATTGCTAAATTTTATTCGATCCATttggatttttatattttaagataaattattataattattttatgataattatatttattagtttcattttctttatttgaaaaaaaaattatttttttcattttttatccaTTCAAGAGagagaaatgagaaaaaagggACCAACAAAAATGTGATtatgaaaaatgaaattataatttattataaaattaaaacataagattgtaaaattttaaaaaaa
The Manihot esculenta cultivar AM560-2 chromosome 1, M.esculenta_v8, whole genome shotgun sequence genome window above contains:
- the LOC110627726 gene encoding probable copper-transporting ATPase HMA5, coding for MASKLLALACFRIQSYGDLSPRPRYPSMPKYPKGVADQESNVQGSEAKAVFSVVGMTCAACAASVEKAVKRLPGIREATIDVLNNRAQVLFYPSFVDEETIRETIEDAGFEATLIQDDTNDKSTQVCRIRINGMTCTSCSSTVEQALQAMQGVQRAQVALATEEAEVHYDPKILSYNQLLQAIEDTGFEAILISTGEHMDKIQLKVDGIRTDNSMRMIENSLQALPGVQNIDIDPELNKFSLSYKPEITGPRNFIKVIESTGTGRFKATIFPEGSGGRENHRQEEIKQYYRSFLYSLVFTVPVFLISMVFMYIPGIKHGLDTKIVNMLTVGAILRWVLSTPVQFIIGRRFYTGAYKALRHRSANMDVLIALGTNAAYFYSVYSVLRAATSPDFMGSDFFETGSMLISFILLGKYLEVLAKGKTSEAIAKLMDLAPETATLLTLDDEGNVINEEEIDSRLIQKNDVIKIIPGAKVASDGFVIWGQSHVNESMITGEARPVAKRKGDPVIGGTLNENGVLHIKATKVGSESALSQIVRLVESAQMAKAPVQKFADRISKFFVPLVIILSFSTWLAWFLSGKFHGYPESWIPNSMDSFELALQFGISVMVIACPCALGLATPTAVMVGTGVGASQGVLIKGGQALESAHKVNCIVFDKTGTLTVGKPVVVNTKLFKNMVLRDFYELVAATEVNSEHPLAKAIVEYAKKFREEEENPVWPEAQDFVSITGQGVKAIVRNREIIVGNRSLMLDHNIAIPVDAEEMLAETEEMAQTGILISIDREVTGVLAISDPLKPGAHEVISILKSMKVRSIMVTGDNWGTANSIGSEVGIETVMAETKPEQKAEKVKELQSSGYVVAMVGDGINDSPALVAADVGMAIGAGTDIAIEAADIVLMKSNLEDVITAIDLSRKTFTRIRLNYIWALGYNLLGIPIAAGALFPGTGFRLPPWIAGAAMAASSVSVVVCSLLLKYYKRPKMLENLVIRGITIE